One genomic window of Mycolicibacterium neoaurum includes the following:
- a CDS encoding DUF4349 domain-containing protein, giving the protein MALTACSGGAPPGQPGTAEDFAAGGATAAPAPLTGPAQKAPAPQAPQAPQAVPRDIVKTATMTVTVADPGDPVIAADKAAGIAGDAGGRVDSRTEYGGSETDPARVALMLRVPADKLDGVIEDLKGLGTVDALDIRAEDVTSQRVDLDARIAALQTSVDRLLAIMRDARDPSALIEAENALSQRQADLDSLRAQRAALGDQIALSSITVDLVAPVAGGPAPRQYQGFFGQVQRGWDALVDTGTHMFLLVGLMLPWAGAALVLLALVYAVIRVARLRR; this is encoded by the coding sequence CTGGCGTTGACGGCATGTTCGGGCGGTGCGCCACCCGGACAACCCGGCACCGCCGAGGACTTCGCGGCCGGTGGTGCCACCGCGGCACCGGCTCCGCTGACCGGGCCGGCGCAGAAGGCGCCCGCGCCGCAGGCCCCGCAAGCACCGCAGGCCGTCCCGAGAGACATCGTCAAAACCGCAACCATGACCGTCACGGTGGCTGATCCGGGCGATCCGGTCATCGCCGCGGACAAGGCCGCCGGCATCGCCGGTGACGCGGGCGGTCGCGTCGACAGTCGCACCGAGTACGGCGGCTCGGAGACCGACCCCGCTCGCGTCGCGCTGATGTTGCGCGTGCCCGCCGACAAACTGGACGGGGTGATCGAGGACCTCAAGGGCCTGGGCACCGTGGATGCGCTGGACATTCGGGCCGAGGACGTCACCAGCCAGCGCGTCGACCTGGACGCCCGGATCGCGGCATTGCAGACTTCGGTGGATCGGCTATTGGCGATCATGCGTGACGCGCGTGACCCCTCGGCGCTGATCGAGGCCGAGAACGCGCTGTCGCAGCGCCAGGCGGATCTGGACAGTCTGCGTGCCCAGCGGGCGGCACTCGGCGATCAGATCGCGCTGAGCTCCATCACCGTGGACCTTGTCGCGCCGGTCGCCGGCGGACCGGCACCTCGGCAGTACCAGGGTTTCTTCGGTCAGGTCCAGCGGGGCTGGGATGCCCTGGTGGACACCGGAACCCATATGTTCCTGCTCGTCGGACTGATGCTGCCGTGGGCGGGCGCGGCGCTGGTGCTGCTGGCCCTCGTCTATGCCGTGATCCGGGTGGCCCGGCTGCGCCGTTAG
- a CDS encoding quinone oxidoreductase, whose translation MHAIEVAQTGGPEVLTYVEKPEPSPGPGQVLIRAEAIGVNFIDTYFRSGLYPRETPFISGTEVCGTIAAVGDDVAALSVGDRVVTANAVGAYADYCVAPADFVAYVPEGVAPDQVASALLKGMTAHYLLKSVYAVQPGDTILVHAGAGGVGLILTQWATSLGTKVITTASTPEKAELSRRAGAVEVLDYPEDAEQFGATVKKLSGGGVAAVYDGVGASTFEASLASLAVRGTLALFGAASGPVPPFDPQRLNAAGSVFLTRPSLGAYTRTADEFSWRAGELINAIADGSITITVSERYPLAEAARAHTDLQGRRTVGSIVLVP comes from the coding sequence ATGCATGCCATCGAAGTCGCCCAGACCGGCGGACCTGAGGTCCTGACCTACGTCGAGAAGCCCGAGCCCTCCCCCGGCCCCGGCCAGGTGCTGATCCGCGCCGAAGCGATCGGCGTGAACTTCATCGACACCTACTTCCGGTCGGGGCTGTACCCGCGGGAGACGCCGTTCATCTCCGGCACCGAGGTATGCGGCACCATCGCCGCCGTCGGCGATGACGTCGCCGCGCTCAGCGTCGGTGACCGGGTGGTCACCGCCAATGCGGTCGGGGCCTATGCCGACTATTGTGTGGCCCCAGCCGATTTCGTGGCCTACGTGCCCGAGGGCGTGGCCCCCGACCAGGTGGCCTCGGCGCTGCTGAAGGGCATGACGGCGCACTATCTGCTCAAGTCGGTGTACGCGGTGCAACCGGGCGACACCATCCTGGTGCACGCGGGCGCGGGCGGGGTCGGGCTGATCCTGACCCAGTGGGCCACCAGCCTGGGCACCAAGGTGATCACCACCGCGTCGACACCGGAGAAGGCCGAGCTGTCCCGGCGGGCCGGTGCGGTCGAGGTTCTCGATTATCCCGAGGATGCCGAGCAGTTCGGCGCGACCGTCAAGAAGCTTTCCGGCGGCGGAGTGGCCGCGGTGTACGACGGTGTCGGCGCGTCGACGTTCGAGGCCAGCCTGGCCAGCCTTGCCGTGCGCGGAACGCTGGCGCTGTTCGGTGCCGCCAGCGGCCCGGTGCCGCCGTTCGACCCGCAGCGCCTCAACGCCGCGGGTTCGGTGTTCCTGACCCGGCCCAGCCTCGGCGCCTACACCCGGACCGCCGACGAATTCTCTTGGCGGGCAGGCGAACTCATCAATGCCATCGCCGACGGGTCGATCACCATCACCGTCAGCGAGCGTTACCCGCTGGCCGAGGCGGCCCGCGCGCACACCGATCTGCAGGGTCGCCGCACCGTCGGCTCGATCGTGCTCGTGCCCTAA
- a CDS encoding dicarboxylate/amino acid:cation symporter codes for MQIGVAAIGGILFGLAVGDWAANLKFVGDLFIRLIQMSIVPLVMASVIVATGSMTGTGTGKIAARTFGWMLGFSVIAALLAWGLSVLIRPGAGIEFTGPVDAGLQESAQEALGWQDTLLNFVSTNIFAAMSTATMVPIIVFSLLFGIALRIQVTKTGDTRVLSFVDQIQQIVLTMIRLVMYIAPVGVFCLLAALAGDVGFAVVTTALKYLGATLAGVLILFVVFVAVVTVRTRLNPWLLPGKLTEQTAIAVTTTSSAVTFPTVLRNTVEKVGVSQKVANFTLSVGLTMGSYGAVLNYMIVVMFLAQAGDIELSIGQIVLGMGLAILLNMGTITVPGGFPVVAMFLATSLGLPFQAVGLLIAVDWFAGIFRTFLNVNGDTFVAMLVADADDEIDRDVYYGNKTVTAEEIDLDEYQDVMARADAVD; via the coding sequence TCCTGTTCGGGCTGGCGGTCGGTGACTGGGCGGCGAACCTGAAGTTCGTCGGCGACTTGTTCATCCGGCTTATCCAGATGTCGATCGTCCCGTTGGTGATGGCATCGGTGATCGTCGCGACCGGATCGATGACCGGCACCGGCACCGGCAAGATCGCCGCCCGCACCTTCGGCTGGATGCTCGGGTTCTCGGTGATCGCGGCGCTGCTGGCGTGGGGACTGAGCGTGCTGATCCGGCCAGGGGCCGGTATCGAGTTCACCGGTCCCGTCGACGCCGGGTTGCAGGAGTCCGCGCAGGAGGCCCTCGGCTGGCAGGACACTCTGCTCAACTTCGTCTCCACCAACATCTTCGCCGCGATGTCGACGGCGACCATGGTGCCCATCATCGTGTTCTCACTTCTGTTCGGGATCGCGCTGCGCATCCAGGTCACCAAGACCGGGGACACCCGGGTGCTGAGCTTCGTCGACCAGATCCAGCAGATCGTGCTGACGATGATCCGGCTGGTGATGTACATCGCCCCGGTCGGTGTTTTCTGTCTGCTGGCGGCGTTGGCGGGCGATGTCGGGTTCGCCGTGGTGACCACCGCGCTGAAGTATCTGGGCGCCACTCTCGCCGGCGTGCTCATCCTGTTCGTGGTGTTCGTCGCCGTGGTGACCGTCCGGACCCGGCTCAATCCATGGCTGTTGCCGGGCAAGCTCACCGAACAGACCGCCATCGCCGTCACCACCACCAGTTCGGCGGTGACCTTCCCCACGGTGCTGCGTAACACCGTCGAGAAGGTCGGGGTGAGTCAGAAGGTGGCCAACTTCACCCTGTCGGTGGGGCTGACCATGGGCTCCTACGGGGCGGTCCTCAACTACATGATCGTGGTCATGTTCCTGGCGCAGGCCGGCGACATCGAGCTGAGCATTGGGCAGATCGTGCTCGGCATGGGGTTGGCCATCCTGCTCAACATGGGCACCATCACCGTTCCCGGCGGATTCCCCGTCGTGGCGATGTTCCTCGCGACATCGCTGGGGCTGCCGTTCCAAGCCGTCGGCCTGCTGATCGCCGTGGACTGGTTCGCGGGGATCTTCCGCACCTTCCTCAACGTCAACGGTGACACCTTCGTCGCGATGCTGGTTGCCGACGCCGACGACGAGATCGACCGCGACGTGTACTACGGCAACAAGACCGTGACTGCCGAGGAGATCGACCTCGACGAGTATCAGGACGTGATGGCGCGCGCCGACGCGGTGGACTGA